One genomic region from Brachyhypopomus gauderio isolate BG-103 unplaced genomic scaffold, BGAUD_0.2 sc79, whole genome shotgun sequence encodes:
- the LOC143492564 gene encoding uncharacterized protein LOC143492564: MGMDKVDQALGILHVLPSLFPSSSAAPKKLGHASEALVHVLQEKEDPNDYRKRPLSCPVLILSTSNCLLAVGDVPITMLPKDKVTVAYYYTLHLTYPRCVATLLSVIQTEVLLDTIHERDLTPSFKKSMADWKVFVGK; this comes from the exons ATGGGAATGGACAAAG TTGATCAGGCTCTCGGAATCCTACATGTGCTGCCATCATTGTTTCCCTCTTCATCTGCTGCTCCGAAGAAGTTAGGGCATGCGAGTGAGGCTCTAGTGCACGTCCTCCAG GAAAAAGAAGACCCCAATGACTACAGGAAACGCCCCCTCTCCTGTCCAGTCCTTATTCTGAGTACGTCCAACTGCCTTCTGGCTGTAGGAGATGTACCGATAACTATGCTCCCAAAAGACAAGGTTACAGTGGCCTACTATTATACTCTACACCTTACGTACCCTAGGTGCGTAGCTACACTGCTTTCTGTCATACAAACGGAGGTCCTCTTGGACACAATCCATGAGCGAGACCTCACACCATCTTTCAAGAAGAGCATGGCTGACTGGAAAGTTTTTGTTGGCAAGTAA